A portion of the Lolium rigidum isolate FL_2022 chromosome 1, APGP_CSIRO_Lrig_0.1, whole genome shotgun sequence genome contains these proteins:
- the LOC124675689 gene encoding transcription factor bHLH49-like has product MEVTEKSGADLEEQEEKNQPSGHDQQPSFDGRRFSPEAHVDSSTDALAAMANTFPPGLWNHPPGQGFGLGESNSSAMVNGHQFSSFLGMLSAAAVPTYSGAPSGFMDCGTGFPGLSGSNLGAMMDHTFPRNQPLGSFQNGREPSGEMSVDVGCNDASLTADRQHGDTEGSHGADASNNELSKPECSGGASQDDRPSVSCAKKRKKPGQDRGVKQEKDDDDKGEPKRPIAASKKSNGKQTEESSDAPKQDYIHIRARSGQATNSHSLAERVRREKISERMKFLQDLVPGCSKVIGKAVMLDEIINYVQSLQRQVEFLSMKLSAVNPALDFNIERILSKDFFHQSQGTASSAFGFLPDIGHQFLHPPKHSQAAFHSIVNSTDAFGRVTNAIQGTSSTFKEPTHQVPSNFDGEFHNVIATPFTLFNDQESNAKP; this is encoded by the exons ATGGAGGTGACCGAGAAGAGCGGCGCGGATTTGGAGGAACAGGAGGAGAAGAACCAGCCCAGTGGGCACGACCAGCAGCCGAGCTTCGACGGGCGCCGCTTCTCGCCGGAAGCCCATGTCGATTCGTCCACTGACGCGTTGGCCGCCATGGCGAACACGTTCCCTCCCGGCCTATGGAATCACCCGCCCGGGCAGGGCTTTGGGCTGGGGGAGAGCAACTCGAGCGCCATGGTGAATGGGCATCAGTTCTCCTCGTTTCTGGGGATGCTGTCGGCGGCAGCTGTGCCCACGTACTCCGGCGCCCCATCTGGGTTCATGGACTGTGGAACGGGCTTTCCTGGATTGAGTGGGAGTAACCTTGGAGCCATGATGGATCACACTTTCCCTAGGAACCAGCCTCTGGGTAGCTTCCAGAACGGTCGTGAGCCATCCGGGGAGATGAGTGTGGACGTGGGCTGCAACGATGCATCATTGACTGCTGATAGGCAGCATGGAGATACAGAGGGTTCGCATGGTGCTGATGCCTCCAACAATGAGTTGAGCAAGCCGGAGTGCAGCGGCGGTGCTAGCCAGGATGACAGGCCTAGTGTGTCTTGTGCCAAGAAGAGGAAAAAACCAGGCCAG GATCGTGGGGTTAAGCAGGAAAAAGACGATGACGATAAAGGTGAACCAAAGAGGCCTATTGCGGCATCCAAAAAATCCAACGGGAAACAAACCGAGGAAAGTTCTGATGCACCCAAGCAAGATTACATACATATAAGAGCTCGAAGTGGCCAGGCTACGAACAGCCATAGTCTTGCAGAAAGA GTTCGGAGGGAAAAGATTAGTGAAAGGATGAAATTTCTTCAGGATCTTGTTCCTGGTTGTAGTAAA GTCATCGGTAAAGCCGTTATGCTGGATGAGATAATCAATTACGTCCAATCATTACAGCGGCAAGTTGAG TTTTTGTCGATGAAGCTTTCAGCTGTCAATCCAGCGCTGGACTTCAACATAGAACGCATTTTGTCCAAGGAT TTCTTTCATCAGTCTCAAGGAACTGCATCGTCTGCATTTGGCTTCTTACCAGACATCGGGCATCAGTTTTTGCATCCACCAAAACATTCTCAAGCTGCGTTCCACAGCATTGTGAACTCTACTGATGCATTTGGAAGAGTAACAAATGCTATACAAGGAACTAGCAGTACATTCAAAGAACCCACACATCAG GTGCCTAGTAATTTTGACGGAGAGTTCCACAACGTCATCGCGACACCCTTTACCCTTTTTAACGACCAAGAATCAAATGCTAAACCTTGA